One window of Myxococcus fulvus genomic DNA carries:
- a CDS encoding TlpA disulfide reductase family protein produces MRLCLPVVLGALSLAGCARAPSMPPLTQPAPSGVDAKGAEDRNAPLVFQVKRYPGGEPYDLASDKGSVVLLDVWATWCEPCKDALPFYENLQREYANKGLKVYALNIDEDSRAIPAFLKEVKVGLPILLDENAQVAERTLKVRGMPTTYFIDRRGVVRHVHEGFNEEFLTKYQSELEALLAEPAQ; encoded by the coding sequence ATGCGCCTGTGCTTGCCCGTCGTCCTCGGCGCCCTGTCGCTCGCGGGCTGTGCCCGTGCTCCGTCGATGCCGCCCCTCACGCAGCCGGCGCCCTCGGGTGTGGATGCGAAGGGCGCGGAGGACCGCAACGCGCCGCTCGTCTTCCAGGTGAAGCGCTACCCGGGCGGCGAGCCGTATGACCTGGCCAGCGACAAGGGCAGCGTGGTGCTGCTCGACGTGTGGGCCACGTGGTGCGAGCCCTGCAAGGACGCGCTGCCTTTCTACGAGAACCTCCAGCGCGAGTACGCGAACAAGGGCCTCAAGGTCTACGCGCTCAACATCGACGAGGACTCGCGCGCCATCCCCGCGTTCCTGAAAGAGGTGAAGGTGGGCTTGCCCATCCTCCTCGACGAGAACGCCCAGGTGGCCGAGCGCACCCTCAAGGTTCGCGGCATGCCCACCACGTACTTCATCGACCGGCGCGGCGTCGTCCGTCACGTCCACGAGGGCTTCAACGAGGAGTTCCTCACCAAGTACCAGTCGGAGCTCGAGGCGCTGCTCGCCGAGCCCGCGCAGTGA
- a CDS encoding inositol monophosphatase family protein, with translation MSDDSPAELRRTAEEGARLAGRILADRFLGERVIELKGGIDLVTDADRASEEALLAFIRERHPTHAILAEESGATAGSEGLRWLVDPLDGTTNYAHRVPHFCVSVAVESKDGVVAGAVYDPMLDELFSAARGQGATLNGRPLRASTVDRLDRALLCTGFPYDVRENPEGPVGLFTRFVLRAQGMRRTGSAAMDLAYVAAGRFDGFFEFGLKPWDIAAGSLLVEESGGVIRHVTGAPFSVMRGDVIASAPALAPELLSEARHFIDELGWTPRP, from the coding sequence ATGTCTGACGACAGCCCCGCCGAGTTGCGCCGCACCGCGGAGGAGGGTGCGCGCCTCGCCGGTCGAATCCTCGCCGACCGCTTCCTCGGCGAGCGCGTCATCGAACTCAAGGGCGGCATCGACCTGGTGACGGACGCGGACCGTGCCTCCGAAGAGGCGCTGCTCGCGTTCATCCGTGAGCGCCACCCCACGCACGCCATCCTCGCGGAGGAGAGCGGCGCCACGGCGGGCTCGGAGGGACTGCGGTGGCTGGTGGACCCTCTCGATGGCACCACCAACTACGCCCACCGCGTGCCGCACTTCTGCGTCAGCGTCGCCGTGGAGTCGAAGGACGGCGTCGTGGCGGGCGCCGTGTACGACCCGATGCTGGACGAGCTCTTCTCCGCCGCGAGAGGGCAGGGCGCCACGCTCAACGGGCGGCCCCTGCGCGCCAGCACCGTGGACCGGTTGGACCGGGCGCTGTTGTGCACGGGCTTTCCCTACGACGTGCGAGAGAACCCCGAGGGCCCCGTGGGGCTCTTCACCCGCTTCGTGCTGCGCGCGCAGGGCATGCGCCGCACGGGCAGCGCCGCGATGGATCTGGCCTACGTGGCCGCGGGCCGCTTCGACGGGTTCTTCGAGTTCGGGCTCAAGCCCTGGGACATCGCCGCGGGCTCGCTGCTGGTGGAGGAGTCCGGAGGCGTCATCCGCCACGTCACGGGTGCTCCCTTCAGCGTGATGCGCGGAGACGTCATCGCCTCCGCGCCCGCCCTGGCCCCGGAGCTGCTCTCCGAGGCCAGGCACTTCATCGACGAGCTGGGCTGGACGCCCCGCCCCTGA
- a CDS encoding AgmX/PglI C-terminal domain-containing protein, giving the protein MAAPSPAKLLRVGLIQNGQIVEEHHVRRETVTIGHDARNTIVLPASDDRPARFSVFENQGQQFQLVINESMKGRVNLGSSDVDFDALRSQGLASRRGDLYVLPLQETARGKVELGDATLFFQFVAPPAEEDRPLLPSDVRVSRWKTMDRVFFGILAISLLVHFSGAAIILSAEAPKEQELALDQLDDRFVRAIIPQRPIETPKPAAPGPAEAPKEEPKTAEAAGDKPAEAKPATRAAAEHHAEMVKKVSDKGLLKMLGSKGSGTGAFQDVLGGANGGNDIVAALQGAGGVGVANEASVGKGNGPRGGGTGTVTGIGELGTQGGGKVDLGTKKEVDVKGRVQDAAPEVDSSEVDRDALARYVRARKGAIQSCYEKELKRNPSLKGKVVVRFSITPSGRVGDFDIDENTLGNEAVASCIRAAIRAWVFPFKPDSDATVSYPFVFSPTG; this is encoded by the coding sequence ATGGCAGCCCCTTCGCCAGCCAAGCTGCTCCGCGTCGGCCTCATCCAGAACGGCCAGATCGTCGAGGAGCACCACGTCCGACGTGAGACCGTCACCATCGGCCACGACGCGCGCAACACCATCGTCCTGCCCGCCTCGGACGACAGGCCCGCGCGCTTCAGCGTCTTCGAGAACCAGGGCCAGCAGTTCCAGCTCGTCATCAACGAGTCCATGAAGGGCCGCGTCAACCTGGGCTCCTCCGACGTGGACTTCGATGCGCTGCGCTCCCAGGGGCTCGCCTCGCGCCGCGGGGACCTCTACGTCCTGCCGCTGCAGGAGACCGCCCGCGGCAAGGTGGAGCTGGGCGACGCCACCCTCTTCTTCCAGTTCGTCGCGCCCCCCGCCGAGGAGGACCGTCCGCTCCTCCCCTCGGACGTGCGCGTCAGCCGCTGGAAGACGATGGACCGCGTCTTCTTCGGCATCCTCGCCATCTCGCTCCTGGTCCACTTCTCCGGCGCCGCCATCATCCTCTCCGCCGAGGCCCCCAAGGAGCAGGAGCTCGCGCTGGACCAGCTCGATGACCGCTTCGTGCGCGCCATCATCCCCCAGCGCCCCATCGAGACGCCCAAGCCCGCCGCCCCCGGCCCCGCCGAGGCCCCCAAGGAAGAGCCCAAGACGGCCGAGGCCGCTGGCGACAAGCCCGCCGAAGCGAAGCCCGCCACCCGCGCCGCCGCCGAGCACCACGCGGAGATGGTGAAGAAGGTCTCCGACAAGGGCCTCTTGAAGATGCTCGGCTCGAAGGGCTCCGGCACCGGCGCCTTCCAGGACGTGCTGGGCGGCGCCAACGGCGGCAACGACATCGTCGCGGCCCTCCAGGGCGCCGGCGGCGTGGGCGTGGCCAACGAGGCCTCCGTGGGCAAGGGCAACGGTCCTCGCGGCGGTGGCACCGGCACCGTGACGGGCATCGGCGAATTGGGCACCCAGGGCGGCGGCAAGGTCGACCTGGGCACCAAGAAGGAAGTCGACGTGAAGGGCCGCGTGCAGGACGCCGCCCCGGAGGTCGACAGCTCCGAGGTGGACCGCGACGCGCTCGCCCGCTACGTGCGCGCGCGCAAGGGCGCCATCCAGAGCTGCTACGAGAAGGAGCTCAAGCGAAACCCCAGCCTCAAGGGCAAGGTCGTGGTGCGCTTCTCCATCACCCCCTCGGGGCGCGTGGGCGACTTCGACATCGACGAGAACACGCTCGGCAACGAGGCCGTGGCCAGTTGCATCCGCGCCGCCATCCGCGCCTGGGTGTTCCCCTTCAAGCCCGACTCGGACGCCACCGTGTCCTACCCCTTCGTCTTCTCGCCGACGGGGTAG
- a CDS encoding polysaccharide biosynthesis/export family protein, with protein MRTLRLSFVVLLSGVLSACFGSAQRPPPPVPTPAAEAGEARTGGGTLGPGDVVEVRVFQEPEHSGTWRLSPEGTIDYPLCGKVPLRGKTPSTAADALRECLARYVRRPQVSVLIREYNSQKVFVFGEVQKPGTFPVDGEMSIVQAITLAGGFTKLAAKNNTLVTRVVDGQERKIRVPVEDIGVGREKNFMLQPGDIVFVPESFF; from the coding sequence ATGAGAACGCTCCGCCTGTCCTTCGTCGTGCTCCTGTCCGGCGTGCTGTCCGCGTGCTTCGGCTCCGCGCAGCGCCCTCCTCCGCCCGTGCCCACGCCCGCCGCGGAAGCAGGTGAGGCCCGAACGGGAGGCGGCACGCTGGGGCCCGGCGACGTGGTGGAGGTGCGCGTGTTCCAGGAGCCCGAGCACTCGGGCACCTGGCGCCTGTCCCCCGAGGGCACCATCGACTATCCGCTGTGCGGCAAGGTGCCGCTGCGCGGGAAGACGCCCAGCACCGCGGCGGACGCGCTGCGCGAATGTCTGGCGCGCTACGTGCGCAGGCCGCAGGTGTCGGTGCTGATTCGCGAGTACAACTCGCAGAAGGTGTTCGTCTTCGGCGAGGTGCAGAAGCCCGGCACCTTCCCGGTGGACGGTGAGATGTCCATCGTCCAGGCGATTACGCTGGCGGGTGGTTTCACCAAGCTTGCCGCGAAGAACAACACGCTGGTGACGCGCGTGGTGGACGGGCAGGAGCGCAAGATTCGCGTGCCCGTCGAGGACATCGGCGTGGGGCGGGAGAAGAACTTCATGCTCCAGCCCGGCGACATCGTCTTCGTGCCGGAGAGCTTCTTCTAG
- a CDS encoding cyclic nucleotide-binding domain-containing protein, with protein MEKLAVIAASPLFEMLAPQELSRLAELARTLHCTAGEVIFEEGDLGDSLFLLTRGQVEVARRGRDGTLHPLALLSPPEFFGEMGLIDKDYRSATVRAHTDAHLLQLTAQDLRVFRQSHPDGFTFVVVNIARSLAARLREANARLSGNH; from the coding sequence ATGGAGAAGCTGGCCGTCATCGCCGCCTCACCCCTGTTCGAGATGCTCGCCCCCCAGGAGCTGTCCCGCCTCGCCGAGCTGGCGCGGACGCTCCACTGCACGGCCGGCGAGGTCATCTTCGAGGAGGGCGACCTGGGCGACAGCCTCTTCCTCCTCACCCGGGGCCAGGTGGAGGTCGCCCGCAGGGGCCGGGACGGGACGCTGCATCCGCTGGCGCTGCTATCTCCCCCCGAGTTCTTCGGGGAGATGGGCCTCATCGACAAGGACTACCGCTCCGCCACCGTACGCGCGCACACGGACGCCCACCTGCTCCAGCTCACCGCCCAGGACCTGCGCGTCTTCCGCCAGAGCCACCCCGACGGGTTCACCTTCGTCGTCGTCAACATCGCGCGAAGCCTGGCTGCCCGACTGAGGGAGGCCAATGCCCGGCTCTCCGGTAACCACTGA
- the mpl gene encoding UDP-N-acetylmuramate:L-alanyl-gamma-D-glutamyl-meso-diaminopimelate ligase — MADDNGNVLDTLEPGSVRRVHLVGVAGTGMGSFAGMLKAAGYEVTGSDENVYPPMSDMLKAWGIPAASPYRPENLDTANPDLVIIGNVIRRVNPEATAVRERGLKQMSFPAALGSLFLERSHSIVVAGTHGKTTTSSLMAHVLVEAGKDPSFLVGGVTQNYAGNYRVGKGAHFVVEGDEYDTAYWDKGSKFLHYRPRTAILTSVEFDHADIFRDLPHYEATFEKFVRLIPEDGQLVVCAAYPNAVKLSREGCKGRVVTYIAKEGADADYVPKNVTFGPEGARFDVVERGAVLGTVTLPMGGLHNVENALSVIAAARGLGLSFDEIASGLATFRGVKRRQEPRGEPGGILVVDDFAHHPTAVRETIAAIHHRYPTRRLWAIFEPRSNTSRRNIHQEDYAHAFTGAARASLKVPERHDKVPVGEELDVRKLVADLQAQGIAAEGSTDVQAMVDLVARESQPGDILLVMSNGAFGGFIEKLLAALKARFGEGA, encoded by the coding sequence ATGGCTGACGACAACGGTAACGTCCTCGACACCCTCGAGCCCGGCAGTGTGCGCCGCGTCCACCTGGTGGGCGTGGCGGGCACCGGCATGGGCTCCTTCGCCGGCATGCTCAAGGCCGCCGGCTACGAAGTCACCGGCAGCGACGAGAATGTCTACCCACCCATGAGCGACATGCTCAAGGCGTGGGGCATCCCCGCCGCCTCGCCCTACCGTCCGGAGAACCTGGACACGGCGAACCCCGACCTCGTCATCATCGGCAACGTCATCCGCCGGGTGAATCCCGAGGCCACCGCCGTCCGCGAGCGCGGCCTCAAGCAGATGAGCTTCCCCGCCGCGCTGGGCTCGCTCTTCCTCGAGCGCTCGCACTCCATCGTCGTCGCCGGCACCCACGGGAAGACCACGACGTCCTCCCTCATGGCCCACGTGCTCGTCGAGGCGGGGAAGGACCCGTCCTTCCTCGTGGGCGGCGTCACCCAGAACTACGCGGGCAACTACCGGGTGGGCAAGGGCGCGCACTTCGTCGTCGAGGGCGACGAGTACGACACCGCCTACTGGGACAAGGGCTCCAAGTTCCTCCACTACCGCCCGCGCACCGCCATCCTCACCAGCGTGGAGTTCGACCACGCGGACATCTTCCGTGACCTGCCCCACTACGAGGCCACGTTCGAGAAGTTCGTGCGCCTCATCCCCGAGGACGGCCAGCTCGTCGTCTGCGCCGCGTACCCCAACGCCGTGAAGCTCTCGCGCGAGGGCTGCAAGGGCCGCGTCGTCACGTACATCGCCAAGGAGGGCGCGGACGCGGACTATGTCCCCAAGAACGTCACCTTCGGCCCCGAGGGCGCGCGGTTCGACGTCGTCGAGCGCGGCGCCGTGCTCGGCACCGTGACGCTGCCCATGGGCGGACTGCACAACGTGGAGAACGCGCTCAGCGTCATCGCCGCCGCGCGCGGGTTGGGGCTGTCCTTCGACGAAATCGCCAGCGGCCTGGCCACGTTCCGCGGCGTGAAGCGCCGGCAGGAGCCTCGCGGCGAGCCCGGTGGCATCCTGGTGGTGGACGACTTCGCGCACCACCCGACGGCCGTGCGCGAGACCATCGCCGCCATCCACCATCGCTACCCCACGCGCCGGCTGTGGGCCATCTTCGAGCCCCGCTCCAACACCAGCCGCCGCAACATCCACCAGGAGGACTACGCCCACGCCTTCACCGGCGCGGCCCGCGCCAGCCTCAAGGTGCCCGAGCGCCACGACAAGGTGCCCGTGGGCGAGGAGCTCGACGTGCGCAAGCTCGTCGCCGACCTGCAGGCGCAAGGCATCGCCGCCGAGGGCTCCACCGACGTGCAGGCCATGGTCGACCTGGTCGCCCGCGAGTCGCAGCCCGGGGACATCCTCCTGGTCATGAGCAACGGCGCCTTCGGTGGATTCATCGAGAAGCTGCTCGCGGCGCTGAAGGCCCGCTTCGGGGAGGGGGCCTGA
- a CDS encoding tetratricopeptide repeat protein, with protein MRRVLAVLLSLASLPAAAQATEAPSQATSPSDTEAPSPSGTPSRDYLNGLGRSPDEELLLQDVSRALRTYDEESREFSRDVQGLMEHKYEQKRDSLASSYEKVIRDFEAQERKERMEAIVRFEEFLRRYPSEPRYTPDVMFRLAELYYERSQDEHQLAMKEYRDRLEIHDKNPDGTAFPVEPKKDYADSIALYRRLLKEYPDYRFNDGASYLLGYCLEEQEQVEESFLAYQQLIARYPRSRFATEAWVRIGEYWFENYKDPQALPRAAQAFEAASRDTLHPLYDKALYKLGWTYYRMDRFDEGVESFLTLVDFYQAQAVAQGNTEVGGDLRDEALQYVAISLADETWGGLPRAKSLFVKRAGRPYEADVYRRLGHVYFDQTNYASAIAAYRQVLEKEPLTPDAPELQQRIVQSYERDRMMAESFAESEKLATRYQPGTAWHAKNMGDPDAVSRANALVEKSLYTTATFHHQQALVFKKEGRFEQAQAGFATAARSYGTYLERFPRSKSAGEMRFYYAECLYFSFQFADAAKAYERVRDTGESVKHRDDAAHSAVLAWQQLLAQEQQAGKAPKLEVLRSSERPEGSAVKPVPLTPTEAKLVSASDRYAALLPRDAKAPGIAYKAAELYYAHDDFPEARKRFERIIQTWPKNEVARYATNLTVESFLIDKDWRSVEEVSARLAGNTQVIEPSSELHQQLVKFKLAGRFKLADQLLAEGKYEEAARKYTQLVDEAPRHEFADKALNNAAVAHENTRRFDSALKLYERIYREYPSSPLADAALFRVAVNAEKSYDFDKAVVSYQKLVKDYPKSKDREAALFNTARLLEGQQRYSEAAATFIRYAELFPSAEDAPKNQYRAAVLLEKQGDARGEVRALQEFVRKYANKSAQVELVVDAHRRMGDAHQKLGNEKQAQKDYTQAANEFDRRKLKPDTHPLAANAAAYGRFQLAEAQLRQFDKLKIGGWGKTLVRSFAVKRAGVKTVKDAYARVYPYKQLEWSLAAAYRSGYALERFANTIIETPVPPDVKRLGEEAVVTYQDLLAQNTAELEDAAVESYAVALAEARKNRVSNEWTRRTLEALNRFRPKEYPVLKEPKQALASEATYPEGLIGHVSGPPRPSPEDERRITGGAKP; from the coding sequence ATGCGGCGCGTTCTCGCGGTGCTGCTCTCGCTGGCCTCGCTGCCCGCCGCCGCCCAGGCGACGGAGGCTCCCTCCCAGGCCACGAGCCCGTCGGACACGGAAGCCCCGAGCCCCTCCGGCACACCCTCGCGGGACTACCTGAACGGCCTGGGTCGCTCACCGGACGAGGAGCTGCTGCTCCAGGACGTCAGCCGCGCCCTGCGCACGTACGACGAGGAGTCGCGCGAGTTCAGCCGCGACGTCCAGGGGTTGATGGAGCACAAGTACGAGCAGAAGCGGGACTCGCTCGCGTCCTCGTACGAGAAGGTCATCCGCGACTTCGAGGCCCAGGAGCGCAAGGAGCGGATGGAGGCCATCGTCCGCTTCGAGGAGTTCCTGCGCCGCTACCCCAGCGAGCCGCGCTACACGCCCGACGTGATGTTCCGCCTCGCGGAGCTCTATTACGAGCGCTCGCAGGACGAGCACCAGCTGGCGATGAAGGAGTACCGCGACCGGCTGGAGATCCACGACAAGAACCCCGACGGCACGGCGTTCCCCGTGGAGCCGAAGAAGGACTACGCGGACTCCATCGCGCTGTATCGCCGGCTGCTGAAGGAGTACCCGGACTACCGCTTCAACGATGGCGCGTCCTACCTGCTGGGCTACTGCCTGGAGGAACAGGAGCAGGTGGAGGAGAGCTTCCTCGCCTATCAACAGCTCATCGCACGCTATCCGCGCAGCCGCTTCGCCACCGAGGCGTGGGTGCGCATCGGCGAGTACTGGTTCGAGAACTACAAGGACCCGCAGGCGCTGCCGCGCGCGGCGCAGGCCTTCGAGGCCGCCTCCCGCGACACGCTCCACCCGCTCTACGACAAGGCCCTCTACAAGCTGGGCTGGACGTACTACCGGATGGACCGCTTCGACGAGGGCGTCGAGTCGTTCCTCACGCTGGTGGACTTCTACCAGGCCCAGGCCGTGGCCCAGGGCAACACCGAGGTGGGCGGAGACCTGCGCGACGAGGCCCTGCAGTACGTGGCCATCTCGCTCGCGGACGAGACGTGGGGCGGCCTGCCTCGCGCGAAGTCGCTGTTCGTCAAGCGCGCCGGGCGTCCGTACGAGGCGGACGTCTACCGTCGCCTGGGCCACGTGTACTTCGACCAGACGAACTACGCGTCCGCCATCGCCGCCTATCGCCAGGTGCTGGAGAAGGAGCCGCTGACGCCCGACGCGCCCGAGCTCCAGCAGCGCATCGTGCAGTCCTACGAGCGCGACCGGATGATGGCGGAGTCCTTCGCCGAGTCGGAGAAGCTGGCCACCCGTTATCAGCCCGGCACCGCGTGGCACGCGAAGAACATGGGCGACCCGGACGCGGTCTCCCGCGCCAACGCGCTCGTCGAGAAGAGCCTCTACACCACCGCCACCTTCCACCATCAGCAGGCGCTGGTGTTCAAGAAGGAGGGCCGCTTCGAGCAGGCCCAGGCGGGCTTCGCCACCGCGGCGCGCTCGTATGGCACGTACCTGGAGCGCTTCCCGCGCAGCAAGAGCGCGGGCGAGATGCGCTTCTATTACGCCGAGTGCCTCTACTTCTCGTTCCAGTTCGCCGACGCCGCGAAGGCCTACGAGCGGGTGCGCGACACCGGCGAGAGCGTGAAGCACCGCGACGACGCGGCGCACAGCGCGGTGCTCGCGTGGCAGCAGCTCCTCGCGCAGGAGCAGCAGGCCGGCAAGGCGCCGAAGCTGGAGGTGCTGCGCTCCAGTGAGCGTCCGGAGGGCTCGGCGGTGAAGCCCGTGCCGCTGACGCCCACCGAGGCGAAGCTGGTGTCCGCGTCCGACCGGTACGCCGCGCTGCTGCCTCGCGACGCGAAGGCACCCGGCATCGCGTACAAGGCCGCGGAGCTGTACTACGCGCACGACGACTTCCCCGAGGCGCGCAAGCGCTTCGAGCGCATCATCCAGACGTGGCCGAAGAACGAGGTGGCCCGCTACGCCACCAACCTCACCGTCGAGTCCTTCCTCATCGACAAGGACTGGCGCAGCGTGGAGGAGGTCAGCGCCCGGCTGGCCGGCAACACGCAGGTCATCGAGCCGTCCAGCGAGCTGCATCAACAGCTCGTGAAGTTCAAGCTCGCGGGCCGCTTCAAGCTGGCGGACCAACTGCTCGCCGAGGGCAAGTACGAGGAGGCTGCGCGCAAGTACACGCAGCTCGTCGACGAGGCGCCCCGGCACGAGTTCGCCGACAAGGCGCTGAACAACGCGGCGGTCGCGCACGAGAACACGCGGCGGTTCGACTCCGCGCTCAAGCTCTACGAGCGCATCTACCGCGAGTACCCCTCCTCTCCGCTCGCGGACGCGGCGCTGTTCCGCGTGGCCGTCAACGCGGAGAAGTCCTACGACTTCGACAAGGCCGTCGTCAGCTACCAGAAGCTGGTGAAGGACTACCCCAAGTCGAAGGACCGTGAGGCGGCGCTCTTCAACACCGCGCGCCTGCTGGAGGGGCAGCAGCGGTATTCGGAGGCCGCGGCCACCTTCATCCGCTACGCGGAGCTGTTCCCCTCGGCCGAGGACGCGCCGAAGAACCAGTACCGCGCCGCCGTCCTGCTGGAGAAGCAGGGGGATGCTCGCGGCGAGGTGCGCGCGCTCCAGGAGTTCGTGCGCAAGTACGCGAACAAGTCCGCGCAGGTGGAGCTGGTGGTGGACGCACACCGGCGCATGGGCGACGCGCACCAGAAGCTCGGCAACGAGAAGCAGGCGCAGAAGGACTACACCCAGGCGGCGAACGAGTTCGACCGGCGCAAGCTCAAGCCGGACACGCATCCGCTCGCGGCGAACGCGGCGGCTTATGGACGCTTCCAGTTGGCGGAGGCGCAGCTTCGCCAGTTCGACAAGCTGAAGATTGGCGGCTGGGGCAAGACGCTGGTGCGCAGCTTCGCGGTGAAGCGCGCGGGCGTGAAGACGGTGAAGGACGCTTACGCGCGCGTGTATCCGTACAAGCAGCTCGAGTGGTCCCTCGCGGCGGCCTATCGGTCCGGCTACGCGCTGGAGCGCTTCGCGAACACCATCATCGAGACGCCCGTTCCGCCGGACGTGAAGCGGCTGGGTGAAGAGGCGGTGGTGACGTACCAGGACCTGCTCGCGCAGAACACGGCGGAGCTGGAGGACGCCGCGGTGGAGAGCTACGCGGTGGCGCTGGCGGAGGCCCGGAAGAATCGCGTGTCCAACGAGTGGACCCGGCGCACGCTGGAAGCCCTCAACCGCTTCCGCCCGAAGGAGTACCCGGTGCTCAAGGAGCCCAAACAGGCCCTCGCGTCCGAGGCCACCTATCCGGAAGGGCTCATCGGCCACGTGAGCGGCCCGCCCCGACCCTCTCCTGAGGACGAGCGCCGCATCACCGGGGGGGCCAAGCCGTGA
- a CDS encoding tetratricopeptide repeat protein — protein MSFVPRTPGASALTALFLSSGLWLSACASAPETRPSPVSDAPTSAQQDVAAKAPPPVIEPPRRSAAEDFDQAVAIARTGELTAAEAALRALVTQEPKLDYAWTNLGIVQERLGKHEDAERSYRQALALAPEQQSAWDCLTRLYGRTGRSAALETELRGLLETKQDSVALRTALAVTLLQQKKLEPAATEAKRALKGDERHTHAMQVLAQVYYREGKHELARMVLENARDIAPADAATRNALGLVYLALNVRPQALEEFKEAAKLRPDFAEARNNFGAMLNEAQDYAAAVTELEAAVRSAPDFAAARLNLGNAYRGTGDFERSKAEYERVLELRPQQPDPLFNLAILYLDVEPPGGDPVGRYKTALTYFERYEAQGGKDDRIPQYTKDARKSIEREERRLERERKDQLRKAAELEKAQKEAAKQAPDATVTTPASPPPAQDGTHAPTDTARSPVTPGTTAPGAVSQPGTQAAPPRAESTPAPTPAKAGSGKLADDRN, from the coding sequence GTGAGCTTCGTGCCACGCACGCCCGGGGCTTCGGCCCTCACCGCGCTGTTTCTCTCATCGGGGCTGTGGTTGTCCGCGTGCGCCTCCGCGCCGGAGACACGGCCCTCCCCTGTCAGCGACGCGCCAACGTCCGCGCAACAGGACGTCGCAGCGAAGGCGCCGCCCCCCGTCATCGAGCCACCTCGCCGCAGCGCCGCCGAGGACTTCGACCAGGCGGTGGCCATCGCGCGGACGGGCGAGCTGACCGCAGCCGAAGCTGCACTGCGCGCCCTGGTGACGCAGGAGCCGAAGCTCGACTACGCGTGGACCAACCTGGGCATCGTCCAGGAGCGATTGGGCAAGCACGAGGACGCGGAGCGCTCGTATCGACAGGCGCTCGCGCTCGCGCCCGAGCAACAGTCCGCGTGGGACTGCCTGACGCGCCTGTACGGCCGCACGGGCCGCTCGGCCGCGCTGGAGACGGAGCTGCGCGGGCTCTTGGAGACGAAGCAGGACTCGGTGGCGCTGCGCACGGCGCTGGCCGTCACGCTGCTCCAGCAGAAGAAGCTGGAGCCCGCGGCCACCGAGGCGAAGCGAGCACTCAAGGGTGACGAGCGACACACGCACGCCATGCAGGTCCTCGCGCAGGTCTACTACCGCGAGGGCAAGCACGAGCTGGCGCGCATGGTGCTCGAGAACGCGCGCGACATCGCCCCCGCGGACGCCGCCACGCGCAATGCGCTCGGACTGGTGTACCTGGCGCTGAACGTCAGGCCGCAGGCGCTGGAGGAGTTCAAGGAGGCCGCGAAGCTGCGGCCCGACTTCGCCGAGGCGCGCAACAACTTCGGCGCGATGCTCAACGAGGCGCAGGACTACGCCGCCGCCGTGACGGAGCTGGAGGCCGCCGTGCGGTCCGCTCCGGACTTCGCCGCCGCGCGCCTCAACCTGGGCAATGCCTACCGCGGCACCGGCGACTTCGAGCGCTCCAAGGCCGAGTACGAGCGCGTGCTGGAGCTGCGCCCGCAGCAGCCCGACCCGCTGTTCAACCTCGCCATCCTGTACCTCGACGTGGAGCCCCCAGGCGGAGACCCCGTCGGGCGCTACAAGACGGCGCTCACCTACTTCGAGCGCTACGAGGCCCAGGGCGGCAAGGACGACCGCATCCCCCAGTACACCAAGGACGCGCGCAAGAGCATCGAGCGCGAGGAGCGGCGCCTCGAGCGCGAGCGCAAGGACCAGCTCCGCAAGGCCGCCGAGCTGGAGAAGGCCCAGAAGGAGGCCGCGAAGCAGGCCCCCGACGCCACCGTGACGACGCCGGCCTCGCCCCCTCCCGCCCAGGACGGCACACACGCCCCCACGGACACGGCCCGGTCACCCGTGACACCCGGAACCACCGCCCCCGGCGCGGTGTCCCAGCCTGGAACCCAGGCCGCTCCTCCTCGGGCCGAGAGCACCCCTGCCCCCACGCCCGCGAAGGCCGGCTCGGGTAAGCTGGCCGACGACAGGAACTAG